A single genomic interval of candidate division TA06 bacterium harbors:
- a CDS encoding sulfite exporter TauE/SafE family protein, protein MMVWLGYGLLGALAGVISGLFGIGGAVVIVPALVLLFKFSQHQAQGTSLATLLLPIGLLAAWRYYSAGHVNIKAAAVMAICFFFGGLLGAALAEKISGVWLQRMFGVFLLAIAVKMILVK, encoded by the coding sequence ATGATGGTTTGGTTGGGATATGGTTTGCTGGGGGCCTTGGCCGGGGTGATCAGCGGATTGTTCGGCATCGGCGGGGCGGTGGTGATAGTGCCGGCCCTGGTGCTGCTTTTCAAGTTCTCCCAGCATCAGGCCCAGGGGACATCGCTGGCTACCCTGCTTCTGCCGATCGGGCTGCTGGCGGCCTGGCGCTATTATTCGGCCGGGCATGTCAACATCAAGGCGGCGGCGGTGATGGCGATCTGCTTTTTCTTCGGAGGACTGCTGGGTGCGGCGCTGGCCGAGAAGATCTCCGGGGTCTGGCTGCAGAGGATGTTCGGGGTATTTTTGCTGGCCATCGCGGTCAAGATGATACTGGTAAAATGA